One segment of Sulfobacillus thermosulfidooxidans DSM 9293 DNA contains the following:
- a CDS encoding AAA family ATPase — protein MKQSPGRTSNFSNDETIHEELQPVIDNIERVIVGKRSTITKLLCAMLAQGHVLLDDVPGVGKTTLAKALAATLDLHYARIQFTPDLLPTDVTGVSIYNPAQGAFIFQPGPVFTNLLLADEVNRTSPRTQSALLEVMEERQVTVDGVAHPLAPPFMVIATENPIEYEGTFPLPESQLDRFLFRLNLGYPTIEEETQMLERVTHSHPLSTIRPVLSHERVMTLMEHIPNVYLSPSIRQYIAQLALKTREHPRIYLGMSPRAAIALQRAAQAWAFIHGREFVIPDDIRVLFPDIIAHRLILKGGNRHQQTTVIEDLVHDILQQVPIPDRERRER, from the coding sequence GTGAAACAATCACCCGGACGCACTTCAAATTTTTCCAATGACGAAACAATTCATGAAGAATTGCAGCCCGTTATTGATAATATCGAACGCGTCATTGTTGGGAAACGCAGCACGATTACCAAACTCTTGTGTGCCATGCTCGCACAAGGGCATGTGCTATTAGATGATGTACCAGGCGTCGGCAAAACCACTTTAGCCAAAGCCTTGGCGGCCACCTTAGATTTACATTATGCTCGCATTCAATTCACCCCGGACTTATTACCCACGGATGTCACCGGAGTGAGTATTTATAATCCAGCCCAGGGTGCTTTTATTTTTCAACCGGGACCCGTTTTTACCAATCTCTTGTTGGCGGATGAAGTCAACCGGACCTCTCCGCGTACACAAAGTGCTTTATTAGAAGTGATGGAAGAGCGGCAAGTGACCGTGGATGGCGTTGCCCATCCCCTGGCCCCTCCTTTCATGGTGATTGCTACGGAAAATCCCATTGAATACGAAGGAACGTTTCCGCTTCCGGAAAGCCAATTAGATCGTTTTCTATTTCGTCTTAATCTGGGATATCCAACCATTGAAGAAGAAACACAAATGTTAGAACGTGTAACGCATAGCCATCCTCTTAGCACCATCCGTCCGGTGTTGTCACATGAGAGGGTTATGACACTCATGGAACACATACCGAATGTTTACCTATCGCCTTCGATTCGGCAATATATAGCCCAATTAGCCCTCAAAACCCGTGAGCATCCCCGGATTTATTTAGGCATGAGTCCTCGAGCCGCCATCGCTCTCCAACGGGCAGCTCAAGCATGGGCCTTTATCCACGGAAGGGAATTTGTGATCCCCGACGATATCCGTGTCCTGTTTCCTGATATCATCGCACACCGCCTGATTCTTAAAGGAGGCAATCGCCACCAACAAACCACCGTTATCGAAGACCTCGTTCACGATATTCTTCAACAAGTACCCATTCCGGACCGCGAGCGTCGGGAACGATGA
- a CDS encoding c-type cytochrome: MLKSPKTWIALMAFVTFTAGCGLYGAGGPNNNVPRGKEGQQPQGVTDVNNTRNPLLDHKTNRSRAKKVSAATKTPQNPQAVKAGAIVFQRDCASCHGPQGIGTTGAPRLAAPSGVVSTFGDVAKLKTFIATHMPANHPGSLDAKDATTVSQYVWHIAEGK, translated from the coding sequence ATGCTAAAAAGCCCCAAGACATGGATTGCTTTGATGGCATTCGTCACGTTCACCGCAGGATGTGGTCTTTATGGAGCAGGTGGACCCAACAACAATGTTCCTCGGGGAAAAGAAGGGCAACAACCCCAGGGTGTGACCGACGTGAATAATACCCGTAATCCCTTGTTGGATCACAAAACCAACCGGTCACGGGCTAAGAAAGTGTCGGCAGCCACCAAAACGCCGCAAAATCCTCAAGCCGTAAAAGCGGGTGCCATTGTCTTTCAAAGAGATTGCGCGTCTTGTCATGGACCCCAGGGTATTGGAACCACCGGGGCTCCAAGACTAGCCGCTCCGAGTGGTGTGGTGTCCACCTTCGGGGATGTCGCCAAACTGAAGACCTTTATTGCCACACATATGCCGGCTAATCATCCGGGAAGTCTGGATGCCAAAGACGCCACCACAGTATCACAATACGTTTGGCATATTGCTGAAGGCAAATAA
- a CDS encoding cytochrome c oxidase subunit II, whose product MGDAIVFVVIWGILTTLGEIWFRSIRAHSMYYTISNQGSIALSAFNFLSSWLMPIFIFVALMVIYTLIRFRAPTNEPKPSLVQAMRNKWYIFFWVAASFLLNIMFWLHPTSVDLEAMFTNWRQEKKQNPLIVNVTARQWEWIFSYPQYGIKQAVNAQGLDEMELPVNRPVEFFLRSYDPFHTYDVYAGVIHSFWIPAFGIKEDVIPGETRTEFLVPNHVANFKTSPLVRVQCAEVCGPGHPYMEAPVSVVTQKQFAQWIAYQKKLQASGV is encoded by the coding sequence GTGGGAGATGCTATTGTTTTCGTCGTGATTTGGGGAATCCTCACGACACTGGGAGAAATCTGGTTTCGATCTATTCGCGCCCATTCCATGTATTACACCATATCCAACCAGGGCAGTATCGCTTTAAGCGCCTTTAACTTTTTGTCTTCTTGGCTGATGCCCATATTCATCTTTGTGGCTTTGATGGTCATTTACACGTTAATTCGTTTTCGGGCCCCCACTAATGAACCCAAACCAAGTTTGGTGCAAGCCATGCGTAACAAATGGTACATCTTTTTCTGGGTGGCCGCGAGTTTTCTGTTAAATATTATGTTCTGGCTGCATCCGACCTCTGTTGACCTCGAAGCCATGTTTACCAACTGGCGACAAGAAAAAAAGCAGAATCCATTAATTGTCAATGTGACAGCAAGACAATGGGAATGGATTTTTAGCTATCCCCAATATGGGATTAAACAAGCGGTTAATGCCCAGGGCCTGGATGAAATGGAATTACCGGTGAACCGGCCCGTTGAGTTCTTTTTAAGAAGTTATGACCCTTTCCATACCTATGATGTCTACGCTGGCGTGATCCATAGTTTTTGGATTCCCGCGTTTGGCATTAAAGAAGATGTGATTCCCGGAGAAACTCGCACCGAATTTTTAGTTCCCAATCACGTGGCCAATTTCAAGACGAGTCCCCTAGTCCGGGTGCAATGTGCCGAGGTCTGTGGTCCCGGACATCCCTATATGGAAGCGCCGGTCTCCGTGGTGACCCAAAAGCAGTTTGCCCAGTGGATTGCGTATCAAAAGAAACTCCAGGCGAGTGGCGTTTAA
- a CDS encoding YidH family protein, which translates to MGGGNPIAKHPDPREILANERTFLSWLRTGISLMAFGFVVSKFNLFLQIRVHRPAEHGILGLVLVAGGVIIMIFATWQFRKNFLRLHQGNPLTDIRFSLLTGIVMILIGVGVFIYLTNTSGS; encoded by the coding sequence ATGGGAGGAGGTAATCCGATCGCTAAGCACCCGGACCCGCGTGAAATACTGGCGAACGAGCGCACATTTTTGTCGTGGCTGCGTACAGGTATATCGCTGATGGCATTTGGATTTGTCGTTTCGAAATTTAACCTGTTTTTGCAAATTCGTGTTCACCGTCCAGCCGAACATGGTATTTTAGGCCTTGTTCTCGTGGCCGGTGGAGTTATCATCATGATTTTTGCGACATGGCAATTTCGAAAGAACTTTTTGCGGTTACACCAAGGTAATCCACTCACCGATATACGATTTTCTTTACTTACGGGGATTGTTATGATTCTTATTGGTGTGGGAGTTTTCATTTATTTAACCAACACATCAGGTAGTTGA
- a CDS encoding transglutaminase domain-containing protein — protein MISHKSQIVLRGIWMSALFWPYTHGGGFHDAALLALTPLWLSFGDLWSSWILRWTTWIVMMVAELTLEWASLPSLRHVFITFSRSVLVLHQLSFTNWNQISAHIATPLLLIGALLGWHVFRQANNSRRIATLLVIGIAALAVNHVFWQLPAEHPLFAYAAIGLLLLSSHHVLAPLSRQGSSSIMASVVAALTIFVPLSLGWAGTPRPGHASLGFLGGNLQDLRFLTGTGATTGYSEGINHIGHSIVPNYNPVMIVHSKSPHYWQAEIFNTFTGKEWTNPGSNAVQITPEDSGIPLFSLPFDTSEVSTTTDTITFQAVNGHPFRTLFYPGVPLSFGYTPSSLVLYPNKEHFVSNAISTYRVTSIIPHFNAALLNHVTFGEYPTPPLSQDLQIPSNLSPRVGQLANQITQHASGPWQAALDIKHYLDTHYGYSFHVTPTQHNVVNHFLFNDKVGYCDQFSTAFIMMARSIGIPARWVAGYAPGQYNAHDHGYLVRAIDAHSWAQIYIAPFGWIPIDPTPGFNIPDLSVPKTSSSSSSQTSLSIPVTLAVPKVHYNPPPGVSEHILKTPTAKSAHRVHPSRRFLPVRNILGFLLLPLVILIAVFGIRKRKYWLAREPQSQAVSLWRQIKWWTHFRMRVPTKTLTPREWLALWQAEMTSDVRESRQLVQYLERGLYGPDSWSLDDAHQAQHLWKRLRFAIKKSSSRSQAS, from the coding sequence GTGATATCCCATAAAAGTCAAATTGTATTACGAGGAATTTGGATGAGCGCGCTCTTTTGGCCTTATACGCATGGGGGCGGTTTTCATGATGCCGCCTTATTAGCCCTGACGCCCCTATGGTTATCGTTTGGGGATTTATGGTCCTCGTGGATTTTGCGCTGGACGACATGGATAGTCATGATGGTTGCCGAACTCACTCTCGAATGGGCATCATTGCCTAGCTTACGCCATGTCTTTATCACCTTTTCGCGTTCGGTTCTGGTTTTGCACCAGTTGTCCTTCACTAATTGGAACCAAATCTCTGCCCATATTGCGACCCCTTTACTATTAATCGGGGCGCTTTTGGGTTGGCATGTGTTTCGTCAAGCCAATAACTCCCGGCGCATTGCAACCCTTTTGGTCATCGGTATTGCCGCTTTGGCGGTTAACCATGTGTTCTGGCAACTGCCCGCGGAACACCCCCTTTTTGCCTATGCGGCCATTGGCTTATTATTGTTGTCTTCTCACCATGTTTTAGCGCCGTTGTCCCGTCAGGGATCATCCAGCATCATGGCCAGTGTTGTTGCCGCTCTCACAATATTCGTGCCGTTGAGTTTAGGATGGGCTGGAACACCGCGTCCTGGTCATGCCAGTTTAGGGTTTTTAGGGGGAAATCTCCAAGACCTCCGATTTCTTACGGGCACAGGTGCCACAACTGGATATTCAGAAGGCATCAATCATATCGGACATTCGATTGTGCCCAATTATAATCCCGTGATGATTGTCCATTCAAAATCGCCGCATTATTGGCAAGCAGAGATTTTCAACACGTTTACCGGCAAAGAATGGACTAATCCCGGATCCAATGCCGTGCAAATCACCCCCGAAGATTCAGGTATCCCGTTATTTAGCCTTCCCTTTGATACGTCTGAAGTCTCCACCACAACCGACACCATAACGTTTCAAGCGGTAAACGGCCATCCTTTTCGCACGCTGTTCTATCCCGGTGTCCCCTTATCCTTTGGTTATACGCCATCATCCCTGGTGCTGTATCCTAATAAAGAACATTTTGTGTCAAACGCCATCTCTACGTACCGCGTCACCAGTATCATTCCCCATTTCAATGCCGCGTTACTCAATCATGTCACCTTTGGAGAATATCCCACGCCGCCATTGTCTCAAGACTTACAAATTCCCAGTAATCTTTCCCCGCGAGTTGGTCAATTAGCCAATCAGATTACCCAACACGCTTCAGGGCCATGGCAAGCCGCTTTAGACATCAAACATTATCTCGACACGCATTATGGCTATTCGTTTCACGTCACCCCGACGCAACACAATGTTGTGAACCATTTCTTGTTTAACGATAAAGTCGGGTATTGCGACCAATTTTCCACTGCGTTCATCATGATGGCGCGCAGCATTGGTATACCGGCCCGGTGGGTCGCGGGATATGCCCCAGGCCAGTATAACGCCCATGATCATGGCTATTTAGTCCGGGCCATCGATGCGCATTCATGGGCTCAAATTTACATCGCACCCTTTGGCTGGATTCCCATTGATCCGACTCCTGGGTTTAACATTCCTGATCTGTCTGTTCCCAAAACCTCTTCATCATCATCGTCACAAACGTCCCTATCCATTCCAGTCACTTTGGCCGTGCCGAAAGTCCACTACAATCCGCCCCCCGGGGTCAGTGAGCACATACTCAAAACGCCTACGGCAAAAAGCGCCCACCGGGTTCACCCTTCCCGTAGATTCTTGCCCGTGAGAAACATCTTGGGTTTCCTCCTTTTACCTCTGGTTATCCTCATAGCGGTGTTTGGCATCCGTAAACGCAAATACTGGCTAGCACGCGAACCACAGTCCCAAGCGGTAAGTTTGTGGCGTCAAATCAAATGGTGGACCCACTTTAGGATGCGTGTCCCCACCAAGACCCTCACACCGCGAGAATGGTTAGCTCTGTGGCAGGCTGAGATGACCAGCGATGTACGGGAAAGCCGGCAATTAGTTCAATATCTCGAGCGCGGCCTATATGGTCCCGACTCATGGTCCTTGGACGACGCTCACCAAGCGCAACATCTATGGAAGAGACTGCGCTTTGCCATTAAAAAGTCCTCCTCCAGATCACAAGCATCATAA
- a CDS encoding DUF58 domain-containing protein, with the protein MKKISWRIVVVMAAIGAAWAFAYFEGGYLAYHIWDATQLLAVITLIQVLFPLHRVRIERHIRPNLATEGDSVTIELRIQANTWWPWAWVAVTDSLPATLHADHDPHFVVALWPKRTVTVRYQLAHVPRGIYTLKAPRIATGDVLGLWEKSRLATNDPMSMIIWPQTTALTHLGHVFQQWAGNTEMSRRISEDTSLLLGIRDYVSGDRLAQIHWRTTARTGQFKVKQFEPTTQPQIRIILDDMQAFQTEREWELAIQIAASLTDVAARYTQPLGFLWVGDGDQRIGIGTGRTHYETILNYLAALPRFHPNSYNSMTFIPDDAIPLWITMRGNHPALSDAGPVIRVGEELDQLEDLSFYLEHRLHRQAYGLSH; encoded by the coding sequence ATGAAAAAGATATCGTGGCGTATTGTCGTGGTAATGGCGGCAATTGGGGCAGCATGGGCTTTTGCCTATTTTGAAGGGGGCTATTTAGCCTATCATATCTGGGATGCCACTCAATTATTAGCCGTCATAACGCTCATCCAAGTCTTATTCCCCTTACATCGCGTCCGTATCGAACGGCACATTAGACCTAATCTAGCTACAGAAGGGGATAGTGTAACCATTGAGTTAAGGATCCAGGCAAACACGTGGTGGCCGTGGGCATGGGTCGCTGTCACGGATTCTTTGCCAGCAACTTTACATGCTGATCACGATCCCCATTTTGTTGTGGCTTTGTGGCCCAAACGAACTGTGACAGTGCGTTACCAATTGGCACACGTACCGCGCGGCATTTACACACTCAAGGCTCCTAGAATCGCGACCGGCGATGTGTTAGGGCTTTGGGAAAAGTCTCGACTTGCGACCAATGATCCCATGTCGATGATTATCTGGCCTCAGACCACAGCTTTAACACATCTGGGACATGTTTTTCAACAATGGGCCGGCAATACGGAAATGTCACGCCGCATCTCTGAAGATACCAGTTTGCTTTTAGGTATCCGCGATTATGTCAGTGGTGATCGGCTGGCTCAAATTCATTGGCGAACCACCGCCCGTACCGGTCAGTTCAAGGTCAAACAATTTGAACCCACCACTCAGCCTCAAATCCGGATTATATTGGATGATATGCAGGCATTTCAGACGGAAAGAGAATGGGAGTTGGCTATACAGATTGCTGCGTCATTAACGGATGTCGCAGCGCGTTATACTCAGCCTCTAGGATTTCTTTGGGTTGGAGATGGGGACCAACGCATTGGCATTGGTACAGGACGCACACATTACGAAACCATCCTCAATTACCTGGCTGCCCTGCCCCGTTTTCATCCCAATTCTTATAATTCTATGACATTTATTCCCGACGATGCCATCCCTTTGTGGATTACGATGCGCGGAAATCATCCTGCCTTATCTGATGCCGGTCCCGTGATTCGCGTGGGCGAGGAATTAGACCAGCTCGAGGACTTGTCGTTCTATTTGGAACACCGCTTACATCGGCAGGCGTATGGTCTATCCCATTAG
- a CDS encoding transposase has protein sequence MAIIPQLSLFSWQDLEELGDLERLVLVLETVPDETLMAHLEAARGHGRNAYPVRAMWNSVLAGVVFQHPSIESLRRELARNAQLRMLCGFRNAAVPPASAYTRFLHRLMAEQDTVDGMFEQLVDDLAAVLPNFGQRLAMDSKGISSRAVRPAKNPTADGRRDVDADFGRKEYRGVHEDGTTWTKVVKWFGYKLHLVVDSTYELPVAWEVTKASVSDVTRAMPMLDHLHHRHGVLLSRAVLLTADRGYDDTKLIAACWDSYQIKPVIDIRNMWRDPDATRVLPGHSTVTYNYRGDVFCQDPVTGQVHTMSNGGFEVRRQRLKKRCPARFAGVSCRGQDTCPVVQGLRIPLQTDRRIFTPMDRASYQWKREYAHRTAVERVNSRLDVSFGLELHTIRGLKKMQLRCGLALIVMLAMALGRIRQRQPERMRRLVGS, from the coding sequence ATGGCTATCATACCACAACTTTCTCTCTTTTCGTGGCAAGATCTCGAAGAATTAGGCGACCTCGAACGCCTCGTGCTCGTCCTCGAGACGGTCCCGGATGAAACCCTCATGGCCCACCTGGAAGCCGCCCGTGGGCATGGGCGGAATGCGTACCCGGTCCGGGCGATGTGGAATTCGGTGTTGGCCGGGGTGGTTTTCCAACACCCCAGCATCGAGAGCCTTCGCCGAGAACTGGCCCGCAATGCGCAACTGCGCATGCTGTGCGGGTTCCGCAACGCGGCCGTCCCGCCCGCGTCGGCCTACACCCGATTTCTGCATCGTCTGATGGCCGAACAGGATACCGTGGACGGGATGTTTGAGCAGCTGGTGGATGACCTCGCCGCCGTGCTCCCGAATTTCGGTCAGCGCTTGGCCATGGACAGCAAGGGTATCTCGTCGCGGGCCGTGCGGCCCGCCAAAAACCCCACCGCCGATGGGCGCCGGGACGTCGATGCCGATTTTGGACGGAAGGAATACCGCGGTGTGCATGAGGACGGGACTACCTGGACCAAAGTGGTCAAGTGGTTCGGGTATAAGCTGCACCTGGTGGTGGATTCGACGTACGAATTGCCGGTGGCGTGGGAGGTGACGAAAGCGTCGGTGTCCGATGTGACCCGGGCGATGCCCATGTTGGATCATCTGCACCATCGCCACGGGGTGCTGCTGTCCCGTGCCGTCCTTTTAACGGCCGACCGGGGCTATGATGATACCAAATTGATCGCCGCCTGCTGGGATAGCTACCAGATTAAGCCGGTGATCGATATCCGGAATATGTGGCGGGACCCGGATGCCACGCGAGTGCTACCGGGCCATTCGACGGTGACCTACAATTATCGTGGCGACGTCTTTTGTCAGGATCCGGTCACGGGTCAGGTTCACACCATGAGTAACGGCGGATTCGAAGTCAGGCGCCAACGTCTCAAAAAGCGGTGCCCCGCCCGCTTTGCGGGCGTGTCCTGCCGGGGTCAAGACACCTGCCCCGTCGTCCAGGGCCTGCGCATTCCCTTACAGACCGATCGGCGGATTTTTACGCCCATGGACCGGGCCAGTTATCAATGGAAGCGCGAGTATGCCCATCGCACGGCGGTGGAACGGGTGAACAGTCGGTTGGATGTGTCGTTCGGGTTGGAACTCCATACCATTCGGGGGCTAAAGAAAATGCAACTCCGCTGCGGGTTGGCCCTCATCGTGATGTTGGCGATGGCGCTCGGGCGGATACGGCAACGGCAACCGGAGCGGATGCGCCGCCTCGTGGGGTCGTGA
- a CDS encoding cytochrome c oxidase subunit I — protein sequence MEQRIAQAEPRNHPQPKVLRMAPVLRGLIWATIGFVVFDLFTVAVDPYRGNPLVTEPSAVIGWVGGLLGWLLGVGGYEEMILPLFGSPSTWVEPKDWRRYFGLSTNHKVIGIQYLFSSSSIFLIAGLDAMAMRYELMQPSMHFFTYVGQYLTAVGIHGSLMMFGVGTVAMISGLGNYFVPLMIGAKRTVFSRLSGIGHWLLPAGALTLIASPLLGYWDTGWRGYEPLASQDPGGMVYYYLGIFAMTFSTILSAVNLSATIIFHRAKGMTWARLPLFVWGILTVSLLNLIWQPEIEMTFVMALLDKLIPFHFWDALGSPETYLSMFWLFGHPEVYIIVLPAFAMWNEIIPVMAQKNLFARDWAIIGLIFVMMLSGLVWAHHMFTNMRNSEMFPFAFFTEMISIPTGFSFMAAIGTLWKARLRLTTPSLLVLMSLFNFVVGGLTGVYLADPPVNLQVHDTFFVIAHFHYTIIGGMIFTWIASMYYWLPKFSGRMYNETWGKLLAIWIFIGFNGTFGQMFLLGLDGMNRWVPAYPPYLKPVNYEVSLFAFFLGAGFIAHAIHIIWAWRNGPKAPENPWHSRTLEWLTTSPPPENNFDGEVEVVRGFYRYDHDEPSAYLVKDASESQ from the coding sequence ATGGAACAACGTATTGCACAAGCCGAGCCTCGCAACCATCCGCAACCCAAAGTCTTACGGATGGCGCCTGTGTTACGAGGGCTTATCTGGGCCACGATAGGTTTTGTGGTATTTGACCTTTTTACGGTGGCGGTTGATCCCTACCGTGGAAATCCCTTAGTGACAGAGCCGTCCGCAGTGATCGGTTGGGTTGGTGGGTTATTAGGTTGGCTCCTTGGTGTGGGCGGCTATGAAGAAATGATTTTGCCGCTATTTGGCTCTCCGAGCACGTGGGTTGAGCCTAAAGATTGGCGTCGGTATTTTGGATTAAGTACCAATCATAAAGTCATTGGCATTCAGTACCTCTTTTCCTCCAGTTCAATCTTTCTGATTGCGGGTCTTGATGCCATGGCTATGAGATATGAGCTGATGCAACCGTCCATGCATTTCTTTACTTATGTGGGCCAATATTTGACGGCGGTCGGAATTCATGGATCGCTCATGATGTTTGGGGTAGGAACTGTGGCCATGATTTCGGGGTTAGGCAATTACTTTGTGCCTCTAATGATTGGCGCAAAACGGACTGTCTTTTCCCGGTTATCGGGTATTGGTCATTGGCTCTTACCGGCCGGAGCTCTGACCTTGATCGCTAGTCCGCTCTTAGGCTATTGGGATACCGGGTGGCGAGGATATGAGCCTCTAGCCAGTCAAGATCCGGGCGGTATGGTGTATTACTATCTCGGGATCTTTGCGATGACTTTTTCCACGATTTTATCGGCTGTCAATTTGTCTGCCACGATTATCTTTCACCGCGCGAAAGGAATGACATGGGCCCGCTTGCCCTTGTTTGTGTGGGGTATTCTCACGGTCTCCCTGCTCAATTTAATTTGGCAACCGGAAATCGAAATGACATTTGTGATGGCGTTACTGGATAAGCTGATTCCTTTCCACTTCTGGGACGCTTTAGGCAGTCCTGAAACCTACTTGAGCATGTTCTGGTTGTTTGGTCATCCTGAAGTTTACATTATCGTGCTTCCGGCTTTTGCCATGTGGAACGAAATCATTCCGGTCATGGCGCAGAAAAACTTATTTGCCCGGGACTGGGCCATTATCGGGTTGATTTTCGTGATGATGTTAAGTGGGCTGGTTTGGGCGCACCACATGTTTACCAATATGCGCAACAGTGAAATGTTTCCCTTTGCGTTCTTTACCGAGATGATTTCTATTCCCACCGGATTTTCGTTTATGGCTGCAATTGGAACATTATGGAAAGCTAGACTGCGTTTAACTACCCCTTCGCTGTTGGTTTTGATGAGTTTGTTCAACTTCGTGGTTGGCGGATTGACGGGAGTTTATTTGGCAGACCCGCCGGTGAATTTGCAAGTACACGATACGTTCTTTGTTATCGCGCATTTCCATTACACCATCATTGGCGGCATGATTTTCACATGGATTGCGTCGATGTATTATTGGCTGCCGAAGTTTTCTGGACGCATGTATAACGAAACCTGGGGCAAGCTGTTAGCGATCTGGATTTTCATCGGGTTCAATGGGACGTTTGGTCAAATGTTTCTTTTGGGACTGGACGGAATGAACCGCTGGGTACCGGCTTATCCACCGTATTTAAAACCGGTGAACTACGAAGTCTCTCTCTTTGCTTTCTTCCTCGGGGCAGGCTTTATTGCCCATGCGATTCACATAATCTGGGCTTGGCGCAATGGTCCTAAAGCCCCGGAAAATCCTTGGCATTCTCGGACACTGGAATGGTTGACGACCTCTCCGCCGCCCGAAAATAACTTTGACGGAGAAGTCGAAGTGGTACGGGGATTCTATCGCTATGACCATGACGAACCCTCGGCATATTTGGTGAAGGATGCATCCGAATCACAATAA
- a CDS encoding DNA-methyltransferase yields the protein MLSDRITSSHPSYQQTPYVIMRGSAKEQLNWLAAHGFASRFQLIYWDPPFFSGRQQTAPRGSFADSWPSLPVYLDFIRQHFALIMPFLAPTGFFVLHCDYHASHYLKVLGDEFMGYDNFRNEVVWHYTGRRIKASHRVNSKHDVLLIWAKSEKSRMMPVYDPWDRDYYVRMKKQQIHKDLDGREWIWGHKGKGQSHAYRIYLDDVIEKGRAIDSVWDIPIINTSAKERTGYPTQKPLQLLERLVLLLTRPGDWVGDLMAGSGTTGVAAWTLKRPVWLGDNNPDAVAIMRQRMKALTNLT from the coding sequence GTGCTTAGCGATCGGATTACCTCCTCCCATCCTTCTTATCAGCAAACTCCTTATGTGATTATGCGTGGTTCTGCAAAAGAACAATTAAATTGGCTCGCGGCTCATGGATTTGCTAGCCGGTTTCAACTGATTTATTGGGATCCTCCATTTTTTTCTGGCCGGCAACAGACGGCTCCTCGCGGATCATTTGCTGACAGCTGGCCATCTTTGCCCGTGTATTTAGATTTCATTCGGCAGCATTTTGCTCTTATTATGCCCTTTTTAGCGCCCACGGGCTTTTTTGTACTGCACTGCGACTATCATGCCAGTCATTATCTGAAAGTATTAGGTGATGAGTTCATGGGTTATGACAATTTTCGTAATGAAGTCGTTTGGCATTATACCGGACGCCGCATTAAGGCCTCACACCGCGTCAATAGCAAGCATGATGTGCTCTTAATTTGGGCTAAATCGGAGAAATCGCGGATGATGCCTGTCTATGATCCATGGGACCGCGACTATTATGTGCGTATGAAAAAACAGCAAATCCACAAGGATCTAGATGGGCGGGAATGGATTTGGGGACATAAGGGGAAGGGACAATCCCATGCTTACCGTATTTATCTGGATGATGTGATCGAAAAAGGGCGTGCGATAGATAGCGTTTGGGACATACCTATTATTAATACCTCAGCGAAAGAACGTACAGGTTATCCGACGCAAAAGCCTCTTCAATTATTAGAGAGATTGGTGTTGCTCTTAACCCGACCAGGGGACTGGGTGGGCGATTTGATGGCCGGGTCGGGAACGACCGGGGTTGCGGCCTGGACCCTAAAGCGTCCGGTTTGGCTCGGGGACAACAATCCTGACGCCGTGGCCATTATGCGTCAGCGTATGAAAGCTCTCACCAACCTCACATAA
- the sigH gene encoding RNA polymerase sporulation sigma factor SigH yields the protein MPNGFDNMTDEDIVQDAREGSADALEYVIQKYRNFVRAKARSYFLIGADREDIVQEGMIGLYKAIRDFRSDKLSSFRAFAELCITRQIITAIKTATRQKHIPLNSYVSLNKPIYEEDSDRTLYDVVSTAKVADPEEMIIHREEFGDIEEKMGEILSDLEWKVLMAYLDGRSYQEIAVDLRRHVKSIDNALQRVKRKLERYLDGRQVLLFPSSSSRDM from the coding sequence ATGCCGAACGGCTTTGATAACATGACCGATGAAGATATCGTTCAAGATGCCCGCGAAGGCAGCGCGGATGCGCTCGAATATGTGATTCAAAAATATCGGAATTTTGTTCGTGCCAAGGCTCGCTCATATTTCTTAATTGGGGCGGACCGTGAAGATATTGTGCAAGAAGGCATGATTGGATTATATAAAGCCATTCGCGATTTTCGCAGTGACAAGCTGTCATCCTTTCGAGCATTTGCGGAATTATGTATTACCCGCCAAATAATTACCGCCATTAAAACGGCAACACGGCAGAAGCACATTCCATTGAATTCGTACGTGTCTTTGAACAAACCGATTTATGAAGAAGATTCTGACCGCACCTTATATGATGTTGTATCCACGGCCAAAGTGGCAGATCCTGAAGAAATGATTATTCACCGGGAAGAATTCGGAGATATCGAAGAAAAAATGGGTGAAATTTTAAGCGATCTGGAATGGAAAGTTCTTATGGCCTATCTTGACGGCCGGTCCTACCAGGAAATTGCTGTGGATTTAAGACGGCATGTGAAATCCATAGACAATGCATTACAACGTGTTAAACGGAAATTAGAACGGTATTTAGATGGGCGGCAAGTTCTCTTATTCCCTTCATCATCGTCGCGGGATATGTAA